The Pseudomonadota bacterium genomic interval CTTGGACATAGGCACTGCCTCCGGCCTTATAAACCGAAGACAGCACTTTGTTAACGATGATGCTATCACCGCTTCTATTGGAGTTTCGACGCTCCAGAACAGCAAAGCTTGTTCCGCCAACAACCCTAATAATAGAGTCATTCAAAAGCAAGCTAAAAGATTTTATAATTCAAAAACAACTAATGCGCATGGTCATGTCCCTCATGACCGACTGGCACCTCTTGCACGTCTTCAAGAGTTACATGTTCCTGCCCCGCTACATGCCCGTGATCATCATGTCCTCCTGCACTTTGTGGCATTGACATAACGCCAAGACCATAGCGATAAACCAGTTCCCCGCCTTTAAAAGCAGTTACTGCGAGGATACCTGTAGCAATAATGAGGACAACCAAGAAGGTCGTTCCTACTTTTACTCGAGTAAAGGTTTTAAAAGACCAAAGCGTCACAAGAGTAAAAAGAGCAGCCGTTACAAACGCCCAGTTTTTATGATCAGTCATCGCCATATGAGATGGTCCATCATGATTCACAGTATTATAGGCATATAAACCAGCAGAAACAGTAGCAATGGTTGCCAGTGCACCCAGCCATAAATTAATATGCGCCGCCTTAATTATAGCTTTTGCCCACTCTCTCTTATTAAAGAGCCTTCCCAAGATAAACAGCCCAGTGGAAGCGCTAAATAAAGCTACCGTAAAATGGACAAAAACAGGATGCCAATTCGGAATGATTTCAATGATCATTTTATATTTCCTTTATTTACATTTTTGAAGCGTTTTCCTTCCCATAAGTAGTAAATGACAGGAATAACAATAAGAGTAAGGATAGTTGTGCTGACCATACCACCAAGCATTGGCAATGCAATACGACGCATCACGTCTGAGCCTAGCCCCTCAGTAATAAAGATAGGAGCTAAACCTACAAATATGGTTAGCACAGTCATAAGTTTAGGCCTCACCCTCAACACGGCACCATGCACTACGGCATTAAATAGTTCCTGTAAGTCTTTTGGAGGACACAAGCGCATTTGCTGATCAATATATAAAAGCATCACCACAGCTGTTTCCGCAGCTATTCCTCCCAAGGCAATAAAGCCTACACCAACAGCAACGGAAAAATTATACCCAGCAATATAAAGCGCCCACACACCACCTATTAATCCAAACGGCAATGACAACATAACCATTAAGGTGCGATCCAATCTGCCAAAATGAAGCATCAAGAGTACAAATATAATCATGATAGCTAATGGGATGGCAATTTTCATACGTGCCTCAGCTTCAAGCATTTGCTCAAACTGACCAGACCACTCAATTGCATAACCAGCAGGAAGCTTGACCTGGCTTGCCACAACCTTTTGTGCATCCTCAACATATGAGCCAATATCTCGTTCTGCAATATCAACAAACACCCAGCCCGTCAGTCTTGCATTCTCAGATTTAATCATTGGTGGCCCTTCCACAAACTCAATACTAGCAAGCTCACCTAAAGGAATATGCTGTCCATGTGGCGTTGGAACCAAAACATTGCCAAGATCTTCAGAATGCTCACGGAAAGATCGCTCATAACGAAGCATAATATTATAACGCTCACGCCCTTGAACAGATTCTGAAATTCTCATACCACCAAGAGTCGTTTGGATAACTTGTTGGAACATACCAAGGTCAATGCTCTGCCTTGCAAGCTCATCACGATTAGGCGTAATTTCAAGATATTTACCGCCAATTACGCGATCAGCAAACGCAGAACGTGTCCCTTTCACATCTTTTACTGCAGCTTCTATATCTAATGAAATACGACTAATTTCACCAAGATCAGCCCCTGATATCTTGATGCCAACCGGGGTACGGATTCCCGTGGAGATCATATCCATACGAATTTTGATTGGATACCCCCAACTGTTGACGAGGCCCGGTAACTTAACAGCCTGATCCAACTCTTCAACAATCTTCTCAACAGTGATACCTGCACGCCATTCGTCTTTAGGCTTAAGCTTAATCCAGCTCTCGATCATAGATATAGGCGCAGGATCTGTTGCTGTATCTGCGCGCCCGACCTTACCAAATACATGGTGCACCTCTGGCACGCTTTTAATAAGCCGATTGGTTTGTGCCAAAATTTCCTTAGACTTAGTAATAGACACACCGGGTAATGTAGTTGGCATATAAAGCAGCTCACCCTCATACAGGGCAGGCATAAACTCTGAGCCTGTACGCCATAATGGAATTGCCATGCTCATAAGAAACCCACCCGCAAGAGCAACCGTTAAGTATTTACGGCGCAAAGCAGCATTCAGTACAGGTTTATAGATATGTACAAACCAGCGATTGATAGGGTTATCTTCCTCTCTCTTTATCCTTCCTCGCACGAGCCACAACATCAATACCGGAACAAGTGTTACGGAAAGAATTGATGCAAATGCCATCGCATAAGTTTTCGTAAAGGCTAGAGGTGAGAACAAACGAAAGGATTGTCCTGTCAATGCAAACACAGGTAAGAATGACACAGTAATAATCAACAAGGAGAAAAACAATCCCGGACCAACTTCTTTAGCAGATAACAATATAGCAGCACGCTTTTCTTCTGCGCTTGCACCTTCTGCCATTTCAGAAAGTTTACGGTGGGCATTTTCAACCATGACAATAGAAGCATCAACCATTGCTCCTATCGCAATTGCGATACCACCAAGAGACATAATGTTTGCGGTAATACCTTGCATAGACATAATCATAAAGGCACCAAGAATACCTAGAGGTAAGGTAATAATGGCAACAAATGCTGATCTTACATGAAGCAAGAAAATCAAACATACAAGCCCAACAACAAGAGCTTCTTCAATGAGTTTTGTTGTCAGGTAATCAACTGCGCCCTCAATCAAAGGAGCACGATCATAAACCGTTTCAATCTCTATGCCTTCCGGAAGGCCTTGCTTTAGCTCTTCTAGCTTCTCTTTAACAGCCTCAATAACCATTAGAGCATTTTCGCCAGAACGCATAACAACTACGCCACCAACAACTTCACCTTCACCGTTTAACTCCACAATACCTCTGCGCAGTTCAGGCCCTTCAATAATGCGTGCAACGTCAGATAAAACAACAGGCGTTCCTCCTTTGGCATAAACAACAACTTTTTTCAGTTCATCTAAATTGGTGATATACCCTTTAGAACGAATCATAAGCTCCATTTCACCCTGTTCAATGACACGCCCACCCACTTCTTTACTGGCGGCTTGTACTGCCTGAGTAATGCGATGCAATGGCACGTCATAAGCACGAAGTCTGTTAGGGTCAACTAAGACTTGGTACTCTTTTACAAACCCACCTACAGACGCAACTTCAGACACACCATCCACAGTGGCCAACTCAAACTTAAGAAACCAATCTTGAAGAGATCTTAAATAAGACAGGTCATGCTTGCCTGTTCTATCTACTAAGGCATATTGGTAAACCCAACCAACCCCTGTGGCATCAGGTCCAATTTGTGGCACTGCGCTTTGTGGTAAGTCGCCTTGTATTTTTGACAAGGCCTCAATCACACGACTTCTTGCCCAGTACTGATCTATCTCGTCTTCAAAAATGATATAAACAAAGGACGTACCAAACATTGAGAAACCACGTACGTCTTTTGTTTTGGGTAAGCCAAGCATAGTGGTAGACAGAGGGTACGTCACAAGGTCTTCTACAATTTGAGGAGACTGTCCCGGAAAGTCTGTTCGGATAATAACTTGAGTGTCAGATAGGTCAGGGATCGCATCCAACGGTGTATTCTTAACAGACATCCACCCTGCAACCAATAGAGCAATCATACCAACAATAACTAGAAGCTGGTTCTTAACAGACCACTCTATGACCTTAGCCACACCTGACTGTGTTGGGTCATGGCTTAAATGATTAGTGTCCTGCATGTGCGCCTCCTACTGGTGCAGTTACAACTGGCACCTTTGCGTTCACTTCATCTGGTAGATCTACTTCTACAGCATGACCAGCACCATAAGGATGAGCCATAACTCCGTCTAATTGCAGCCAATAAAAACCTGTTCCATGATCAAGATACAGCTTAATCCCCTTATCCTTGTAATGCTTCGGTTTTCCTTCTGTAATCCAAGGCTTTAAGGCTTTAACGAGTTCTGCTAAGGCTTTATCACGCTCTGTTTCAGTAATTGCTTCATTGGCACTGTTGAGCGCCTCTTCAGCAGACTGCAGAATAAACTTCAGCTTTGTCCCCCTGAACTGTGGCAATAAATGGTCATTTAGTTTAAGTGCTGGCATCAGCATTTTTGAGTCAGCTTCAAATCCATTGGCCTGAGCATCATGTAAATAAAGTGCAGCATCCACTAGATGGTCAATCATAGAGAGCTGGTCCTGCGTGATATCAATCAAAGCGAGTGGCGTTTGTGCGCTCTCCAACTTACGGAATGATTCACGTAGAGAGCTTTCAGAGTCGATCATAAACTGACTACTTACGACCACATCTTCACCTTCTTCCAAACCACTCAGAACCTCTGTGCGCCCCTTATTATGGATCCCTGTTTGCACGGCTTGCGGCTGAAACTTACCACCGCCTAAAGCTACAACAACAAAGTCACCCTCGGAGCTTTTTAAGATTGCTTCTGAAGGAATGCTTAAGCGTTTATCAATATTTGTTTCAAACTGAACATCTGCATATGCGCCCGGCTTTAGATGACCGCCAACATTATCCAGCACCAAGCGCACCTGACCTGTTCTGCTATTAACATTAATTGTCGGGTGGATGTAGTCAACTTGTGCTGTACGCTCTAAGTTCCCTAAATTAGGAAATGTTACAGTTGCCTGACTACTTTTTGTTAAAAACTGCAGATCCTTTTCAGCAACGCTCACATCAATCCAAACACTGCTGTAGTTTTGAATCGTCGCAATCTGCATTCCGGGTTTTATATAACTGCCTTGGCTCACCATCAGCTGGCTCACAATTCCATCCGTTTCTGCATAAAATGGTAAATATTCCATTTTCTTACGACTAACACGTATTTCATCAATGGCTTTCTGACTTACCCCTAGAGATTTCAAACGTTTTGCACTTGAATTCATACGTCCTTTTACTCCAGTTGCAATAGATGAAATATAATCCTGCTGAGCAGAAATAAGGTCTGGGCTATATAGCGTAAAGAGTAAGTCACCCTGTTTAACTTCATCACCTATAGCCGTAATTTTAAGGTCTTCTACCCAACCTGCTACACGCCCTGAAATAGCATGAGTGAGACGCATGTTCTCTTTAATAAGACCAAAGCTTCTCACATGCGTTCCAAAATGCGCCGCTTCTGCTTTTTCAGTTCTTACGCCAATGTTCTGAATTGTTTCTGGTGGAATCGTAATGGACTTACGCTTATTCCCACTCATGTGCGCACTATGATCCTCTTCCATGTCACCTTCCTCTGAGCTTTCCATGGGTACTAAATCCATGCCACAAATCGGACATGTTCCCATTTCAGTTGAGATATAGTGTGGATGCATTGGGCATGTATATTTTTGTGCTTGTGCCCATACAGGGCTTAACGTAAGTATTAACATTACGAGAAGTATTTTAATTATTCTCATTGTAAGATCTTTCTATAATATGGCTATTAAACTCTGCTGAAAGGCGAGCATATCGACTGCGCTGCTTCGCAAGCTGAGATGCAATAGTGAGTTCATCAATTTGTGCATCTAAAACACTTTCTAATGGCGCATTACCTGATTCATAGTTTCGGTTTGCTGCCTCTACCATTTCTTGAAGCGATGCTCTCTTCCCTTTCAATAAAGCAATATTGTCCTGCGCAACTTCACGCTCAGCTTTCAATTCAGACATACGCTTAACCCAGTAGCGAGCAGTTTCATCGTAAGCAAACTCAGCACTACGTTTTTCTGCTTGTGCTGCACGTAATTTAGGTTTTTGGTTCTTCTTGTACCAAAGAGGAATAGAGACTGTTGCTTGAACACTAAACCAGTCATCACCAGAATAAGTGCTGCCAGATTCCCGTTGTTTATAAAGAGCTTGAATGCCGTAATTTGGCTTAAAAGCAGCCAGAGCAGCATCAGTGCCTTTAGATGCAGCATTGACACTTTCAGATGCAATTGCGACAGGATACAAGGAAGCCTGCTCTCTATGCCAAGCAACATCTGGCAAAGCAGGTAATTCAAGATGGGGCACTTCTCCAACTAAAAAGATAAGCTCCTCTTCAATGGAAACACGCTCAGCTTTTAAACCATTTAAGTACTGCTCTATTTCTGTTCGTTCCACATCAATCTCAGAGAAACGTCCATAAACAGGCTGCCCTGCTTCTAACTGACCTTTAAGGTCATCCTCCATGAGCTTGTAATAACCAAGCTGCTTTTTAGCAAGCTTTTCGAGCTTTTTAACTTTATCTAACTCACTTAACTCGCTTAATAAAATAGCTTTTAAACGCTTTTGCGTGTACTCCGCCATAAGCTGTTGGCGCTTAGATAGCATAACTTGCTTTCCAGCTTTAGCTTTGCGAAGCGAATAGCTTGGTATTTGCTGTTTAAAACCTATTGTTTTTGACGTTGGTAAAAACCTATCAAACTTTGGCGAGTTTACTGGCACATTATCAACTCCCAGAATGAGCTGAGGGTCAGGTAGACCCATTTCAGAAATAGACAGCTCTTTAAGTTTATAGCTTTGCTCTAATATCTGCGTAACTTGAGGATGTTCTTCAAGTTTTTCAAGATACTTTTGTAGTGCTTGCTCCTCTGTATGCGCTTGAATAGAAGCTAAAAGCAGAGTCACAACACCAAGATATTTTATAATCATAATAATTCTCCCGGTCATAAATTAAGGGGCGGCTGGCAAAAAGATGCACGTATCCCACAAGAACACAACAACTGTGTCAATTTATCTAAGAGAGGAGTTTAGGAGGATGCTCGATACCCTGCAGGCCAGCAGAGTGGTAAAGAACAGCTTTAAGAAGGTTGTTTTGTGTATGTGTTGGCAGAGCTGCTGCTTTATGATTTAAAATCATACTCTGCGTTGGAACTTTACAGTGATCACAAGCACACGTATCACATTCCATAGTATTTTGTGCATGCTTATTCGCATCCATATCAGCGTCCATGTCCATCATGTCATGGCATGGCACATCAGAGGACACAACATTTGATGACAACATCTCAATGCAATCACATAAAGACAATGAAGTAACCGCATACGCATTCAGCGTAAATGCAAGCATAACCAGCGCAACCAGTATGTTTTTTATATACTTCATCATTCCACTCTAGCACCTCTATTTATGAGTTGCTACTTATTTTGTTTATTTAGTCTGGCTGCTTATGCATGTTGCTACAAATAATTTTTTCCAGAACCTAACAGACTGACATACTAAAAATTTAAATTTCTGATATTACAAACTCAAACATTCTTCAAGTTTAGCTCTTCCATATACAGCCATATAAATCATTTTATTTTTGCAAAGCTATGGTTGTACCAAACAGTACTCATAACACATCAGAGAGTAGCTTATCATTCGAATTTGAAGAGGTATTAATTA includes:
- a CDS encoding DUF2231 domain-containing protein; amino-acid sequence: MIIEIIPNWHPVFVHFTVALFSASTGLFILGRLFNKREWAKAIIKAAHINLWLGALATIATVSAGLYAYNTVNHDGPSHMAMTDHKNWAFVTAALFTLVTLWSFKTFTRVKVGTTFLVVLIIATGILAVTAFKGGELVYRYGLGVMSMPQSAGGHDDHGHVAGQEHVTLEDVQEVPVGHEGHDHAH
- a CDS encoding CusA/CzcA family heavy metal efflux RND transporter, encoding MQDTNHLSHDPTQSGVAKVIEWSVKNQLLVIVGMIALLVAGWMSVKNTPLDAIPDLSDTQVIIRTDFPGQSPQIVEDLVTYPLSTTMLGLPKTKDVRGFSMFGTSFVYIIFEDEIDQYWARSRVIEALSKIQGDLPQSAVPQIGPDATGVGWVYQYALVDRTGKHDLSYLRSLQDWFLKFELATVDGVSEVASVGGFVKEYQVLVDPNRLRAYDVPLHRITQAVQAASKEVGGRVIEQGEMELMIRSKGYITNLDELKKVVVYAKGGTPVVLSDVARIIEGPELRRGIVELNGEGEVVGGVVVMRSGENALMVIEAVKEKLEELKQGLPEGIEIETVYDRAPLIEGAVDYLTTKLIEEALVVGLVCLIFLLHVRSAFVAIITLPLGILGAFMIMSMQGITANIMSLGGIAIAIGAMVDASIVMVENAHRKLSEMAEGASAEEKRAAILLSAKEVGPGLFFSLLIITVSFLPVFALTGQSFRLFSPLAFTKTYAMAFASILSVTLVPVLMLWLVRGRIKREEDNPINRWFVHIYKPVLNAALRRKYLTVALAGGFLMSMAIPLWRTGSEFMPALYEGELLYMPTTLPGVSITKSKEILAQTNRLIKSVPEVHHVFGKVGRADTATDPAPISMIESWIKLKPKDEWRAGITVEKIVEELDQAVKLPGLVNSWGYPIKIRMDMISTGIRTPVGIKISGADLGEISRISLDIEAAVKDVKGTRSAFADRVIGGKYLEITPNRDELARQSIDLGMFQQVIQTTLGGMRISESVQGRERYNIMLRYERSFREHSEDLGNVLVPTPHGQHIPLGELASIEFVEGPPMIKSENARLTGWVFVDIAERDIGSYVEDAQKVVASQVKLPAGYAIEWSGQFEQMLEAEARMKIAIPLAIMIIFVLLMLHFGRLDRTLMVMLSLPFGLIGGVWALYIAGYNFSVAVGVGFIALGGIAAETAVVMLLYIDQQMRLCPPKDLQELFNAVVHGAVLRVRPKLMTVLTIFVGLAPIFITEGLGSDVMRRIALPMLGGMVSTTILTLIVIPVIYYLWEGKRFKNVNKGNIK
- a CDS encoding efflux RND transporter periplasmic adaptor subunit — its product is MLILTLSPVWAQAQKYTCPMHPHYISTEMGTCPICGMDLVPMESSEEGDMEEDHSAHMSGNKRKSITIPPETIQNIGVRTEKAEAAHFGTHVRSFGLIKENMRLTHAISGRVAGWVEDLKITAIGDEVKQGDLLFTLYSPDLISAQQDYISSIATGVKGRMNSSAKRLKSLGVSQKAIDEIRVSRKKMEYLPFYAETDGIVSQLMVSQGSYIKPGMQIATIQNYSSVWIDVSVAEKDLQFLTKSSQATVTFPNLGNLERTAQVDYIHPTINVNSRTGQVRLVLDNVGGHLKPGAYADVQFETNIDKRLSIPSEAILKSSEGDFVVVALGGGKFQPQAVQTGIHNKGRTEVLSGLEEGEDVVVSSQFMIDSESSLRESFRKLESAQTPLALIDITQDQLSMIDHLVDAALYLHDAQANGFEADSKMLMPALKLNDHLLPQFRGTKLKFILQSAEEALNSANEAITETERDKALAELVKALKPWITEGKPKHYKDKGIKLYLDHGTGFYWLQLDGVMAHPYGAGHAVEVDLPDEVNAKVPVVTAPVGGAHAGH
- a CDS encoding TolC family protein; its protein translation is MIIKYLGVVTLLLASIQAHTEEQALQKYLEKLEEHPQVTQILEQSYKLKELSISEMGLPDPQLILGVDNVPVNSPKFDRFLPTSKTIGFKQQIPSYSLRKAKAGKQVMLSKRQQLMAEYTQKRLKAILLSELSELDKVKKLEKLAKKQLGYYKLMEDDLKGQLEAGQPVYGRFSEIDVERTEIEQYLNGLKAERVSIEEELIFLVGEVPHLELPALPDVAWHREQASLYPVAIASESVNAASKGTDAALAAFKPNYGIQALYKQRESGSTYSGDDWFSVQATVSIPLWYKKNQKPKLRAAQAEKRSAEFAYDETARYWVKRMSELKAEREVAQDNIALLKGKRASLQEMVEAANRNYESGNAPLESVLDAQIDELTIASQLAKQRSRYARLSAEFNSHIIERSYNENN